The segment ACGGCGTCCACAGCATCCTCGGGGTTTTCCTCAGCAATCGCGGCGATACATCTGGTCGCTTCACGCCTGACGGAGACAATGTTCGACTGCAGATACGGTACGAGTTCGTCGGTGAGCGGAGCGATCGCCCTCGGATCGGCATCACCAATGGCGCGGAGAGTGGCCAGCATGTCGGCCCGAGCGGGTAGCTCGTCACGTGTCAATAGTGACCGAAGGATTGGAATCGCCGGCGTACAGTCCTCTGGGCGCACTGCCGCCACCCGACGGAGTGCCTGGGCTGCGTCCTTTTCCCGGAACAGATCAACGTCTTCGCGATCCAGAAGAGCGAGGATCGATGAGATACGGACCGCCTCTGGATTCACATCCGCGAGTCGGCGGAGCCCAGTTGCCTCCTCGGCAGGCGTCTCTGCGCTCGCCGTGTAGAGATTCGGTGGGGGATCGACCACGGAGAGCAACTCGATTGCGTCGACGGGAACGGTGAATTGGTCACTATCTGGGGCGAGCGGCGTGCACTGGAGCGCCGGCGCTGCCGAGGGGCGTTCGAGTGTCACCGCGTGAAGGGAGACGTCGTGGCACAGCTGCGTTCGTTCGGCCCCATCGTCGATGTACGTGAGTTCGAATCCGGGCGCATCGGTGTGGTCGTCGAGAAACGACGATAGCATCGACGCGTTCGCAGGCATGATTCCGGCAGACGTCGGGAGTCCACCGTCGGTCATTATGTCACGAACCCATGGGAGGTCGGGATGGATGTCTCCCCGTTCGACCGCGGGAACGAACTCCCAAGCGTGGTAGTGCTCCCACGCGTCGACATCACTCAGATCGAGGTCGTCGACAACGACGTAGCCGTCCGCGTCCGGGTGCAGGTCGGCGATGAGTGATAGCTGCTCGCGCCGGAGTGGGAACTGCTCGTACCGACCATCGGGCTGTTTCTCGCCGAGCCACTCGTCCCAGTCGTCGGGGTGGCGGCCGACGATGTCGACGACACCCGGAATTGCGTCCTCCTCGGCCAGCGTCTGATTGCCGATGGCGTAGACCGCGTGTGGCGTCTCATGGGCGAGATGACG is part of the Haloplanus rubicundus genome and harbors:
- a CDS encoding HEAT repeat domain-containing protein, with the translated sequence MFVFAFDRDWTVDVNPHPRHDAVPLEWVRHLAHETPHAVYAIGNQTLAEEDAIPGVVDIVGRHPDDWDEWLGEKQPDGRYEQFPLRREQLSLIADLHPDADGYVVVDDLDLSDVDAWEHYHAWEFVPAVERGDIHPDLPWVRDIMTDGGLPTSAGIMPANASMLSSFLDDHTDAPGFELTYIDDGAERTQLCHDVSLHAVTLERPSAAPALQCTPLAPDSDQFTVPVDAIELLSVVDPPPNLYTASAETPAEEATGLRRLADVNPEAVRISSILALLDREDVDLFREKDAAQALRRVAAVRPEDCTPAIPILRSLLTRDELPARADMLATLRAIGDADPRAIAPLTDELVPYLQSNIVSVRREATRCIAAIAEENPEDAVDAVPSLATIIEDDADGLQYAVYALSRITREYPEEVKPVAETLGEVTLRDSLSDSVRLNATAGLGRIVGEYPSIAVDIVDDVATLFDADNPKLRNNAIGLIGDVAIVHTDVVEPYTEEITALLTVEDTYTRINASGALSRVAEDFPESVEHVTPTFVELLSDENPLVRENACWALGHLSASVAVSPLEDRAQADDNADVRTRASWALVQINKGDQRDD